In Cicer arietinum cultivar CDC Frontier isolate Library 1 chromosome 7, Cicar.CDCFrontier_v2.0, whole genome shotgun sequence, the genomic window CAAAATATTACCGAATGTGTCTTTTGCTAGTTTGGTTATCAAATGTGTGTCTTGTTTGTTAGTTTAGTCTTTGAATCTGTCTTCCATTTGTCACTTTGGTACATGAAACTACTAACAGAAGACACACTCATAGATATTTTGAAGTTTCAATACATTAAGTGACTATAATAACAAGACCTCACACGTTAAGGAACCAAAATGACTGTTCAATCATTTCCCCCCTCAAACAAGAAGACGTGTTTATGCATCTTGGCATCTTGCAATGATATGTTATGACACTAGTTGTGGATAATGAGGAGGGTGTATTCTTCTCAGCTACAATACACAATGGTTGGTGATACTTCCTAGGCCACGTTAACACTTAAGTTATTGTGTTGCAGAGGTGCTTATAATATTTGGGCTAAAAAGAGAAACATAATTGAAAATGATTTAGCTCACTGTTAATATTTGATTGGTTGAGTGGCTAGCGGCGGTGCTTTTAGTGAAATTCAAGTAAACCAGCCATAGGGCTGGTGTGATGGTTGGGTGTTTATAACTGAGGTATATTTGAATGGGTGGATTGGTGAAATTGGGGTAGTGGGTGGTTAAGGCAATCAGGGAACAGCAAGGGGAAACGGGCACAATTTACCACCGTATAATCTTTGATGCAGTGGCTGATGCGCAACAGTCGTAGACTGTTCTTGAAATTCATATTTAAGTTGTATAAGGTACTCTTGAAGTTAAACTTGGTTTAGTTAGCATATGCTGTGCATTTAGTTTTAAGTGCACAATTTATGTTAATCAACGGTGGCAATTTGATTATGAGTGTGTTTGGATGCACattatgtttgattttcttGTGTCCCCGGGCATTTTGTCTGTGATAGTGAAGCTACTATTTGGAGAGTTTGGGTAACATGCCTTGGCACCATGATtgaacaattttccaaacacaCACTGTTTGAGATATTTAACAAGTCCTGCTTTGTATGCTGTTTTCACactttttatgttatttttcttgtttaaatttctattttattctgCCAATGAAATTGGTGGCTAGTTGGATAGCTGAATTATTGCGTGTTGGTAGCTGAATAATTCTGAACATGTTGATTAACTGAATTATGACATGAACAATtgtgtttcaaaattttaacaGGTTTCCGTTTCCAATGCCCACTGTTGTTTTTTAGCAGTGTAAATCTGTTTTCTTAATAGAAGTAGTGTTGTTAAAAGTTTTATGTTGTGTCTTGAAgttcatattcatattcatgTTTACATGACTTATAAATCCTCACGAGGGTAATTACATAGTAAAAGTTTCTTTTATAACAGTCATAAATTCATTTTAAGATTAGGTACCATATAACTCACACATGTCTTGTGCTTGTAATAGGTTCATAGAGCAAGACTGAAAGGTGACAAAGGTGATGTTGTTGTCAAGGTAAATGAACCTGACAAGCCTTATGAATGCATGATAATGACATAGTAAACTTCTGATTCTGATTTACTTTGCATGCAAATAGGTTCAGCATCCTGGAGTTCAGGATCTGATGATGACAGATATCCGTAACTTGCAAGCTTTTGCTTTGTACATGCAAAAAACAGATATCAAATTTGATCTATATTCGGTGACAAGGGAAATGGAAAAACAGGTGTATATTATTTCATTGCAATATTTCTTATGCATGTCATGGATCAGGATTATTTGATTCCCATTTATTTCCTTTCCTCCCTGTTTTGTGGTTTTGTTGACTAATAGCGTCTTAAACAAAGAAGGAACACATTATTGgatttgtttttcaatttgcAGATTAATGTAGAAGTTTCTATTAGAAACAAATTGTACTACGTGACTTATGGTTGAAGTGTGCAACTGATGGGCTTCAGATGCAATTCATACTAGAAACATGTTGCACATCAAACTGAAATAATATACAATCTGAGTGGACTTAGTTACCAACATATCTGACCTCTTGTATCTCATTTGTTTATTGTGCTTTCTAATTTCATGAGTCACATTAAACCCATTTTGTCCAGAGAGAGGATGTATTACACTCCCTTATTTCACTCATGGTAAAAAAAGACAAGAAGAGAAAAAGTAAACGGTGTTGTATTATTCAATTCAAAGAATGGTGATGAAAAGAAACAGTGAATGAATGATACTCGGGTGAAGAGGAACCACCCTCTAGCCTAAAGTTTATAAACCGAGGAATCACTCAGATATAACAAAAGTAACAAAACTCATCACCCTTACCCTAATAGAACTCTCCCCTATATTCCTTCCCACCATTCCTGTATACATGTATAAATGACTTGTCTCCCAGCCTCCCAGGTACTCTTTCTCCTCCCCTTTTGGCCACATCTCTCTCTACATTGCACATAAACTTTACCAAATGTAGGGTCCAGGCCTTTAGCTACTTGGGCTGTTAAATACTTGTTCCTTTTGCGGGTTTTATTGCCAAGAGGATTTAATCTTTCTGACAGATATCAGGGAGCATTTTGTGACTCTCTCAACAAACTAAATGTTTATGAATGAGGTGATCGTAATGCCTGAGTAAACGTTTGTTTAACTATTGACTGTCTAATTTGTACCTAAATCTGACTTAACCTAACATTATGAAAATACTGCTTgcgtatatttttttttattacattgtGTTGCTGATAAGGTGTTTGGAGGAAAACAATTTAGAATCTAGCAGGTCTGTTTTTGCTACATATTTTTTGTACAAAGCAACCCAATAATACTTCTTTAAACTACTGGACGTAAGTACTTTATCTGTGAATGACAGCAGTTTGATTCTTGAGTGAGAAAACAAAATTGACCTCAAACCCTTTGTAACCTTTTAGTTTATATTGTCATAAAATTGTGTTAATCGTTGAGCTTCTTTTCTATGGTCAATATTGTGGTTCTTCCAGCAATCTACCATGACTAGTTCTGAACTTCTACATGATAATTATTGTAGATTGGATATGAATTTGACTTCATGAGGGAGGCCAGTGCAATGGAAAGGATTAGAAAGTTCttgtataaaattaacaaaaggaCTCCTGTTTTGGTGCCAAGAGTAATACGAGATATGGTTACTAGGTATTCAGCACAGCATCTTACATAATCTGGAtaagataatattaataatgtacTAAGATGCTCAACTTTATATTTTCAGAGAGGAGTGTGGACAATTTATTTAATGGACTTGGAATAAGCTTATGTCTCCAAAATTACATGCTAAATGGCATTTGGTGCTAGCATTACTAATTTCTTGTCACacacattttatttctttgctaACTAGTTTTGCAATTAGATATTTATGGAATAATTAGGTTTTGGgacaatatattaataataaaataattgaaaagtaTGAATGGTAATGCACTATTAGTTTTGTGCACATAGTTGTTATCAGGACCTATAATTATATGCTGTGAATCTAGCATGTCATCATTTGATCTTTTGAGCTTGCTATGCCAACCACAATATGTTACAAAAAGCCCCTTTATTGATAAAAACAAGGTTGAATTGAAAACAATGAAGAAAATAAGTTGAGTGCAGAAAAAGTCTTTTTATATGTTACACATTAAATCTTGGTCAAATGGCCaataaatgtttaaatattttttatttactcatTTAGTTAAGCTTTTATTCAGATGCAATAGTTCACATGTATTTCATTTGTCatgagatttttttattaatgatgtGCTTCTTTGATTGTACAGAAGGGTCCTAGTTATGGAATATATTGACGGGGTTCCAATAATGAACCTCGGTGATGAAATAGCAAAGAGAGGCATAAATCCTCATGGTAAGGTTGCAGCTGCCGCAAAGCGGTAAGCTTCTGACCTATCCTGAAAGTAGTCCCGTACACTCTCCTTTTTAACGTTTGCTTGTAGTTTTCttgtctatttttaattatctaaGTAAACTTATTCATTCATTGCTTTCTTCATTACCTTCTTTCACGTAATTAAACTGAAATCCATAACTTAATTTTCTTCTGTACTAGTTGATTGTTCACACTCTTGACAGTAGCATAAATTGATAATACTATACAAGAACCAATAGCCCTCATTGTAATTTACTCTTGTGGAATGTCATACTTTCATATAAATTAGAGTGGATGGTTGATTTTAATAACAGTAACACTGTTAGACTCTTTTCTACTATAACTATAAAAATTATGGAAACTAGGGTTCTAAGACTaagaaaaggaagaaggagAGAAACTAGCTACAAAATAAAACACGAAGAAAAGAATGTTTTATTTTCCAAAAGAGAACAACACACTTAATATATTATTCTAAATAGATTCTAGCCATCCATGTGTCAAAATCTCAAGGGTCCTAACAAATTACTAAAAACATAagcatttaaaatataacaagtaACAACTATCAaaatactaaataaaatattttaactaataattcATGGATTGGGTCAACTATAAGCACTCTATCAAATACCAGCCTTTTTCTGAAATATTCATTACATTGATTATTTTGTATACTTGTGTATGTAGTTTTTTTTAGGTGTATTACTACGCTGTTAACTTATGGACCTGCAGGAAAATTCTTCAAAGCTTGACTCTAGCATATGgtcaaatgattttgaaaagtGGATTCTTCCACGCTGATCCTCATCCAGGAAATATCCTGATTTGTAAAGGATCAGAGGCAAGTCATCAGTTATAATTCTTTTCAATTCcttcaattttaatttcaactcTCTATGGATGAGTATCTTATCgttattgaataaattttttaatcaataggAATCACATATAGAAATGACTTAGAGGTAGAATTTTGATATTTAGTTTTAGATATTGATGCCTAATATAATTTGACTTTTAACCACcctaatattagtatttttccTCGAGTCAGGTTGCCTTGCTAGACTATGGACAGGTGAAGGATCTCCCAGAGCCACTGAGGCTTGGTTATGCTAATCTAGTTCTTGCAATGGCTGATGGTGACCCAGTAAGAGCTTCAGAGAGCTACAGGTAGTGAAATTTTCTCTTACTCTTATACGCTTATCTATCAAATGCTTCTTCTCTTATTTGTAGAAAATAAGAACCGAAATAGATAACTTTGTTAATTCCAAGTTTAAAACTGCACCAGTTCTGCTGGAAATAGATAGTGAAAGTGAGGAGGAACAGTTGATGTAGAATATGATTGATGTGAGAAGTAGAGAGAGATATCTGACGATAGGGGAGACAAGATAAAGGGAATGTTAAAATCtatgaaaaatattagttaattattCATAAGTAACACCAAATTTGATGGTCATCTCAATTTATCATCACTAAAATTGAAGGCATAAACCCTATATTAATATGAACTCTTGATTCAACTGTACagtacatattaatcacaaaatCTATATGCCTTTGTAAATTACCTTGCTAAAGCTAAAATTGTCTTATTTCATTGTTACTGTCACACTATATAAATCAACTTAGATTATGTGAAATATGGACTTCATTGGAGGAAAATTGACTTCTTAACTTCATAATTTTGAATTCAGAATGATAATTGATCAGTGGCTACATTCAATTCAAATTACCTAACTACTTTTACTCTTATTTTGAAGGGAGCTTGGTATAGATACGTTAAGCAAATGTGAAAATGAGCTACAAGAAATGCTTAAACTGGCACAGACAATGTTTGACACAAAATTACCACCTGGTGTGAAAATGCTGCAACCTTTTTCAGAGGAATCTTCGATTAAAAAAATTGCTGTTCAGGTACATTCTAGAGTACAAATATCTATTCCACGTTTTTTCTTGGAGATTATTCATCCTTGATGTGAAACGGACCTCTGCTTAATATATTAGTTGAAGTTTTTATTGTAGGAACAACTTTGTTGCACATCGTATATTTCATTGACTGATTTTTGGGGAATCTGTGTTTCTTTGTTACGGAATATTGCACTTCTGAATTTTACACTCACTAAAATATGAGAATTCTAGTCTCTTTTATCTCCGAGTTTTGTGGCAGACCTTTATGTAATaacttgttaatattttatgcTGCTACCTTTTCTTCACTAAGTTTTATATTCTTCTTGTGCCTGGTTATGGTAGGCTTTCCCAGAAGAACTGTTTTCTATACTTCGGACAGTGCATCTACTGAGGGGACTTAGCGTTGGACTTGGAATCAATTATTCTTGTGCAGAACAATGGAGACCCATTGCTGAAGAAGCTTTGTCTCATGCTGGCAGATTTAAAGGTGGCACTTAACTCTTTATTAAAATGGAAATTTAAAACAGATGAAAATAAAACTtaagattgatttaatttttaaggcttttatacatattttttcagTTTTAATCCCTTTAGAATTTGTTAAGGTTTGTGTTCATATAACATAGGAAAAATTGTTTTCAGTTCTCATTGTTttggttttaaatttttaatccatGTAAAATTTATCCATGTTGGAATTAGACGATTTAAATCATATTGATTTCAGTCCTTGAATTATATATGAACTATAGGGACTAATTTTAATATGAAGAgatattataaaaactaaaatacaaaCATGGACCAAAAGTAAAATTCTTATGTTTCTGGGATTAATAGTGtaacaaatttttataaggactaaaaccAAAGATTTTATAGAacttaaaatgttatttaagGCAATATTTGTATAAACTCCATTGTCATTTCAAAATGGCATGCTTCgcatgttttctttttcttactATGTAATCTTCTTTGTATAATATGTGATGTATCTATTTCTGATGAAGAGTGCTAGCAACACACTCtttaacacatttttttaacactctctttgattggttaaaatttacATATGAATCATGTGGGTACCATATGAATTTGAAGGGACCCATGTGAATATTAATCGATCCAAGAGAGtgtatttgaaaatttgtgTTGCTAGCATTGTTCATTTCTAATTATGATGTCTCTCATTTTACTAAATAATCTTTATCTAATTATGAGCTCACTTGTTGTTTTCACAGGTAAAGATTTTAGGCGCACAGGTAGAAAACGGGGTATAGTAAAAACATTATTTTGGAGAGACTAAGTAGGTAGGTATGGATCAATCTGCATTCGTTTAGTTTGTTGATTGACTGGTGAATTCTTTGTGTGGCATTGAAGAAAGATaaattcatcttcatcttcaatagAAGTTTGACATTGATGGCGAGGCAATCTCGAGTAGATGTTTCGGTGCGTCGGCAGCTAGCTTTTGGAAATTTAAGATGTTTTGGAGATAGTTCTTGAGGTGTTTTATATAAGATCCATTGGCTTAccattatttgaaattttttgaaaatattatgcAGACTGTATATTTTAGTCTGGAAATGAACTTTCCTATGATTTAAGTTGATTATTATCTCAAAAGGTATTACTCTTACTTTAACATGCCAATTACTCAAAGGGAACTACTCAAAACAAAATGTCCGAAATTACTCACATTAGAGAGTTATTACTCCACAGTTATTCACAGCTTTGAAGAGGGAAGGTCAAAATTATTCACATTGATCTATTGCTAATTTGTCTGCGTCGTTGGGCAAATGTTAACGAGTGTTATAAAgacattattaataaatttaaaatagtaaGTATTCATAGAAAGTTGTGCACTAAACGCATTCAGGGCTGGTTCATTAAATCTAAATGCCTGAAGCAAAGTTTAAAAGAAGGCCccttaaaaatacaataatataattgtaagTCTTTTAggtataatattaaataattttttttacggATACACAAATATTAAACAACAtacaaagaaatattaaatacattctCATGATTGAGTCATTTCTGTACTGAACTAATCATTTCTGAAATTAGAGAGTAAAATttatactataaaaaataaaatactaaaaaattattaatattaatttaaatcagaaatataaatttgtggtctaaaattttttgatatagtttctttaaataatgtttttagaGTACTTTTTAGCAAGACGTTTTTCATTTTGTTCTGTTTGCTTTTTTTCGTTTTTTCTGGGTacgaatataaaataaataaataaaaagtccCATATATAAAAAGGTAACTTATGGCATGTCATATTATAAGCTTTTTCTTAATGGTGAAGCTTATAGAAACCGTCTATGCTAATACAAATGTGAATAAGTGCACATGATATATAAAttctcattttttatattaagaaCTAAATTCAAGAGGTATTTTAACTCATTGAAAATattagagttttttttaaaggaaaaataagttttaaacaTTAAAAGTATAAGAGTAACCTCCTTAAGTATTAAATCAATTgacaaatgtcgatattgttaggttaAACGTGTTGTCCTAAATTCGAATATGTAActtatgttaattaattatgatagaatttgttaattatttttttttaaatattgaagtaAATACTCAAACTATAGACACCTATTTTTATaggatattttttataaacatttcCATCTTTCAAGATTTTGAGCCTTTCGGCCCAAAATAAGttcaaaatagattaattgaaaataatatataatatattcctataaaaaataatatgtaatagaaaagaaaaaaaagctaAAAGGTGTACTAGAAGAGAGAATGTGTTAGAACTAAAGTAAAATAGATTTCTAGTTGCTCATAAAATTTGTTGATAACTCATATACTCAACTAAAAAGTTTATTATCTgttgtttaataattttattttaggtggatattgatttttattaagaaCTCTCGAATCATAAATGATAAGTGACTTAGAGCATAAATCACTCTACATCTGATATTCAGTGTTCTCAACAAGAAAAACTTACATCCAGTTTAGAGGAACAAAATTATGCAAATGATAGAAGATAGAGAACTCTAACTAGTCTTTTTCAAGAACCATTGTCTAATGAATAATGACCTATATATAACTATCATCTTgttaaaagaaagaaacaatCAAGAAATCATTAAGACAAGTGAAGTCACGAAGCATATGATCTTCATCAATACGTAATCTTCTTAGACATCATACATGTGGTACTATTAGGGCTTACTCCAACAGTATTCACATGTGTTCCAGGATTTTCTAAAAaggaaattgaatttttaataaaaatgttgaaTAAATTTGTTGTAGTTTAAAGCTTTATTTTACAATATGGGCCTAGCCCAAGAATAGTTGCGCACTAGGCCTTTTATCACTTTGATGGAGATTgttgagaaataaaataaaataaaaataaaaagaggaaAATTGTGCGAAGTACGATTCCCGCTTCGTTTCTACGATTCAACTCGTAGCGGCGCCAAATAAATTTGCTTCGCTCCGCTCTTCTCGGCCTCTATTTAAAATTCGTCTCCCGTTTCGTCCTGCGGATAAACCGAACCGACCCGAGTAACGTTATCGGAAAATGTTTGGCAGAATCAGGGCTTCTCCGGTTTCGTCGCTGGAAAGCTTTGAGGGTTCTCCTCCCTCCAAGATTCTCAAGGAAGATTCTTTCTCTATCTACGgtattctctctcttttttctccCTTTCTTAATTAATTCACTTTATAAACTCAACGAATTACAAAAGTATATCCATGTTTAATTTCTTCAAGTTCAGATTTTATTATGCACAATACTCTGAAGAGcttttaattataaatgaaattgtTATAATCAGAGGCTACTCTAATGAAGCTGAAACTCGGTGCTAAACGCGATAATTTCTGTATGCAAATGGAGGGTGAGGAGTTTAGAAATGATTGTTCAGTTACTGAGGAAGCGAATATGGATGTAGATTCTACTCCAGCAACAGCAAGTGGTGATGGTAAAATGACATTGATGAACACAGATTCATCTTCTACTATTACTACTTTCAGTGATGATGTTATTTCTACTGAGAACGATTCAGAACAGCCACGGCAAAATAATGCTTCCATTCTTCGTTTCTTTAAAATGAAAGATCCTGGACCTGATACTTCATTGTCGGCAAAGAAGGGTAGTTATGGATCTGTTTCGTCTTCAGGCTCTGTTGAATCGAATTGTACAGCAAGTAAATTGGTTGAATGATTGAAGATTAATTTTTCTATATGGGAAGCATGGATGTGGGTAATTTATTCCTACTgcttttttatcaattaaattccAATGACAACCATTTTTATTGTCATATTGTGTAGTATTATTGTATGAGTATCTGCTCTTTAGCTTACACCCTCTATGTGTATCGTgtattatttacaaaattaaatttaaatacaacaATTAAGATattgtctttttttattaagtttggTGATTTATATATCCTTTTCTGCCTATTTGTTCATCAATCTTGTTCAGTAATGTGTGCTGTAATGCTGTATTTATTTgcaaatgtaattttttttgtttacatatGCTGCATTTTGTTTAGGTAGCAGCATGCTCCAT contains:
- the LOC101492420 gene encoding uncharacterized protein produces the protein MLPPNIVVNIDDIKQKLSSQFRPFQRSFQFWVRAIDIYTGYKVFQVRVNFEKDVQKQEAMWERQHELAADKIFSMCSDLGGFFLKIAQIIGKPDLAPAAWVRRLITLCDQAPATSFHTVKLVLETELGQCIDEVFDRFDVEPLGSASIAQVHRARLKGDKGDVVVKVQHPGVQDLMMTDIRNLQAFALYMQKTDIKFDLYSVTREMEKQIGYEFDFMREASAMERIRKFLYKINKRTPVLVPRVIRDMVTRRVLVMEYIDGVPIMNLGDEIAKRGINPHGKVAAAAKRKILQSLTLAYGQMILKSGFFHADPHPGNILICKGSEVALLDYGQVKDLPEPLRLGYANLVLAMADGDPVRASESYRELGIDTLSKCENELQEMLKLAQTMFDTKLPPGVKMLQPFSEESSIKKIAVQAFPEELFSILRTVHLLRGLSVGLGINYSCAEQWRPIAEEALSHAGRFKGKDFRRTGRKRGIVKTLFWRD
- the LOC101492079 gene encoding uncharacterized protein; this encodes MFGRIRASPVSSLESFEGSPPSKILKEDSFSIYEATLMKLKLGAKRDNFCMQMEGEEFRNDCSVTEEANMDVDSTPATASGDGKMTLMNTDSSSTITTFSDDVISTENDSEQPRQNNASILRFFKMKDPGPDTSLSAKKGSYGSVSSSGSVESNCTASKLVE